One window from the genome of Myxocyprinus asiaticus isolate MX2 ecotype Aquarium Trade chromosome 30, UBuf_Myxa_2, whole genome shotgun sequence encodes:
- the LOC127420889 gene encoding CD209 antigen-like protein C has translation MTSIYENSAITRPSNNKHSHFQGNPTVQCEREVASSKWTKVPLIVLVVSLVFALGGVCIFILNKSCVSDSEKEILAKYHIVKECLSSCTEFKAPSCKPCKEGWTAYSGKCYFFSNVKQTWFESHDSCAASQAHLVIIDSKAVQDFLVSEIQETHWIGLNDQDTEGQWIWANNQTLNETGVEFWYRKSSVSREPDNWREDNPLGENCACVGYEHDFLHFWFDASCKYKKKYICEQKYSF, from the exons ATGACATCAATCTATGAAAATTCCGCTATCACTCGTCCTTCGAACAACAAGCACTCGCATTTTCAAG GTAACCCCACAGTTCAGTGCGAGAGAGAAGTTGCCTCCTCTAAGTGGACTAAAGTTCCTCTGATAGTTCTCGTTGTGTCACTGGTTTTTGCTCTCGGGGGCGTCTGTATTTTCATTT TGAACAAGTCTTGTGTATCAGACTCTGAGAAAGAGATTTTAGCCAAGTACCACATAGTTAAAGAATGTCTCTCCTCTTGCACTG AATTCAAAGCTCCGTCTTGCAAACCCTGCAAGGAGGGCTGGACAGCATATAGTGGAAAGTGCTACTTCTTCTCCAACGTAAAGCAGACATGGTTTGAGAGTCATGATTCGTGTGCAGCATCACAAGCCCATCTGGTCATAATAGACAGTAAAGCAGTACAG GATTTTCTGGTCTCTGAAATTCAAGAGACTCACTGGATTGGTCTGAATGATCAGGACACAGAGGGACAGTGGATTTGGGCGAATAACCAAACTCTAAATGAAACAGGAGTAGA GTTCTGGTACAGGAAGTCTTCTGTTTCAAGAGAACCGGATAACTGGAGGGAAGATAATCCTTTAGGAGAGAACTGTGCTTGTGTGGGATATGAGCAtgactttttacatttttggtttgATGCCTCTtgcaaatacaaaaaaaagtacatttgtgaacagaaatattcattttaa